Proteins found in one Pelotomaculum isophthalicicum JI genomic segment:
- a CDS encoding alcohol dehydrogenase catalytic domain-containing protein, translating into MEIQAAALYSKGEKFKIEPVTLDEPKAGEVLVKIVASGICPTDIHVQNQEYWFPLPAVLGYEGAGIVEKAGEGVSAVKPDDHVVLGYAYCGKCQPCLTGAPYQKL; encoded by the coding sequence GTGGAAATTCAGGCGGCAGCTCTATATAGTAAAGGAGAAAAATTCAAAATTGAACCGGTGACCCTTGATGAGCCGAAAGCGGGAGAGGTATTGGTCAAGATTGTCGCTTCCGGGATCTGTCCTACCGATATCCATGTGCAAAACCAGGAGTACTGGTTTCCTCTTCCCGCTGTTTTGGGGTACGAGGGCGCCGGCATTGTGGAAAAAGCGGGGGAAGGGGTGTCCGCAGTGAAACCAGACGATCACGTTGTATTAGGATACGCGTACTGTGGAAAATGCCAACCTTGTCTTACCGGCGCGCCGTATCAAAAGCTATAA